In one Streptomyces marincola genomic region, the following are encoded:
- a CDS encoding FtsX-like permease family protein: MVVVAVVVVSLIVLEICLLAGPAFAVGARRSRRQLGLIGANGGDRRHLRAVMLAGGIVLGAAAAVIGLALGTLLALAARPWIEERNGSRFGAWDFRVPELAGIALLAVLVGLLAAVVPAIGAARADVLESLTGRRGVRRTGRALPVVGTVAVVLGVPLTLVGGLMWNSAPAVAGGAILTELGLVALTPLLVGAFGRLGRRLPLTARLALRDAARNRGRTAPAVAAVLAAVAGAVSVATVIASDDAEGRGEYVAELPEGTVAINAGWRDEGNLELAARLAEQHLPVETRADLAMLPPGPESSALLVMPEGAECPLWELEAESMTPAERRELQEDPRCAEGSAADMVAVAGPELLDVLDIGGPEARAALDRGDAVVLAEHLVADGRIEVAVFEEEAGYDESGEFIRPPDRTLAFPAHVVDAENMPFGYGAVVSPETARAAGTDALVDQVLMSTTRTPTGEEEQALAGALSDQLGSDPHLYIENGYEGDADLGLLILSLAALVITLGAAGIATGLAQADSEADLRTLAAVGAAPRLRRALSGLQCGMVAAMGVFLGALSGLVPAVGIVLVLHRDELDYWERGWDEGWETLESRPELYLELPWGTFAQLIVVVPLVACLMAALLTRSRVPLARRAG; this comes from the coding sequence ATGGTCGTCGTCGCCGTCGTGGTCGTCTCGCTGATCGTCCTGGAGATCTGCCTGCTGGCCGGTCCCGCGTTCGCCGTGGGCGCGCGCCGCTCCCGCCGCCAGCTCGGCCTGATCGGCGCGAACGGCGGCGACCGCCGCCACCTGCGGGCCGTCATGCTGGCCGGCGGCATCGTGCTCGGGGCGGCGGCGGCCGTCATCGGCCTCGCGCTCGGCACCCTGCTGGCACTGGCCGCCAGGCCGTGGATCGAGGAGCGGAACGGCAGCCGTTTCGGCGCGTGGGACTTCCGGGTGCCCGAGCTGGCCGGGATCGCCCTGCTCGCCGTTCTCGTCGGACTGCTCGCCGCGGTCGTGCCCGCGATCGGCGCCGCACGGGCCGACGTGCTGGAATCGCTCACCGGTCGGCGCGGCGTGCGCCGCACCGGGCGCGCCCTGCCCGTGGTCGGCACGGTCGCCGTGGTCCTCGGCGTCCCGCTCACCCTGGTGGGCGGCCTGATGTGGAACAGCGCGCCCGCCGTCGCGGGCGGCGCGATCCTCACCGAACTCGGCCTCGTCGCGCTCACCCCGCTGCTCGTCGGCGCGTTCGGCCGCCTCGGCCGCAGGCTGCCGCTGACCGCGCGGCTCGCCCTGCGGGACGCCGCGCGCAACCGCGGCAGGACCGCGCCCGCCGTCGCCGCCGTGCTGGCCGCCGTGGCCGGGGCGGTCTCCGTCGCCACCGTGATCGCCAGCGACGACGCCGAGGGGCGCGGCGAATACGTGGCCGAGCTGCCCGAAGGCACCGTCGCCATCAACGCCGGGTGGCGCGACGAGGGCAACCTTGAGCTGGCCGCGCGGCTCGCCGAGCAGCACCTGCCCGTGGAGACGCGCGCCGACCTCGCGATGCTCCCCCCGGGACCCGAGAGTTCGGCGCTTCTCGTCATGCCCGAGGGCGCCGAGTGCCCGCTGTGGGAGCTGGAGGCCGAGTCGATGACACCGGCCGAGCGGCGCGAGCTCCAGGAGGACCCGCGCTGCGCCGAAGGTTCCGCCGCCGACATGGTGGCCGTCGCGGGTCCCGAACTGCTCGACGTGCTGGACATCGGCGGCCCCGAAGCGCGCGCCGCGCTCGACCGCGGCGACGCGGTGGTGCTGGCCGAGCACCTGGTCGCCGACGGCCGGATCGAGGTGGCGGTGTTCGAGGAAGAGGCGGGGTATGACGAGTCGGGCGAGTTCATCAGGCCCCCGGACCGCACCCTCGCCTTCCCCGCCCACGTCGTGGATGCCGAGAACATGCCGTTTGGGTACGGCGCGGTCGTCTCGCCCGAGACCGCGCGTGCGGCCGGCACGGACGCGTTGGTCGACCAGGTGCTGATGTCCACCACGCGCACGCCCACGGGGGAGGAGGAGCAGGCGCTGGCGGGCGCGCTCTCGGACCAGCTGGGCTCGGACCCGCACCTGTACATCGAGAACGGCTACGAGGGCGACGCGGACCTCGGCCTGCTGATCCTTTCGCTGGCCGCCCTGGTGATCACGCTGGGGGCCGCGGGCATCGCGACCGGTCTCGCCCAGGCCGACTCGGAGGCCGACCTGAGAACGCTCGCCGCCGTCGGCGCGGCGCCCCGGCTGCGCAGGGCCCTCTCCGGACTTCAGTGCGGGATGGTCGCGGCCATGGGGGTGTTCCTCGGCGCGCTGTCGGGGCTCGTGCCCGCCGTGGGCATCGTGCTGGTCCTGCACCGCGATGAGCTGGACTACTGGGAACGCGGCTGGGACGAGGGCTGGGAAACGCTGGAGAGCCGGCCCGAGCTGTACCTGGAGCTGCCGTGGGGCACGTTCGCCCAGCTCATCGTCGTCGTGCCGCTCGTCGCCTGCCTCATGGCCGCGCTGCTGACCCGCTCCCGGGTGCCCCTCGCGCGGCGGGCCGGGTGA